CTCTGGAGTTATGGTTCCAAGGAATTGCATGTGAAACTAAAAATCCAAGATTATTAATTGGGCTTTATATACGTATGTAAACCCTAAGATTGTTggatgtagatatatatattccaaagtgatatttatttgatgtttcaTAACCTTAGATTCATGCGAAATTTGAATGTGGTGAATTCTTTGGTGggaatgaaaaaaagaagaagcaatccATGTGCTAGTACCAATTCTTCTTTACTTGAATTCTTTTCCATctataaaattagtaaaatttgTAACGCGTTATAATAACAAGAGATTATTATTTGGGTTTAACAAATGTTTCTTCTGACAGATCCAGGTGACTCGTTGTATTTTAAtgtatggttaaaaaaattggcattacaagaaaagtaaaatataacGTTAGATATTGTACTTCTCGattcaataatttttgtatcataagaaaaaaaagattacaaacaATTAAGTAATATAATTAACGGACAGATTACAATCTGCACTGTACGTAAGATTCAATATCGTGAAAGGATTGGATGACGTGTCTATATACAATTGGTCGACATTTTGACTATGTGCTACTAGTAGCGCAAGATTCGGAGGGTTTTTCTCTTTAGCCGCTGAGATCTGATCTCTCCGCTTCCGTAACCACTAACCACCCACATGTCACGTTCCAATTCCATAACATAAGGCTTGTCTATATGAATATcatattgaatatgaatatgttttccaatttggttttgttttggttttgtcttattttttaaaaaaattgattattcaAGATCTTACCAATAAGATCAACCTATATGAAACTTGaactaattcttttttcttcacgACTAACTAATTGTTGTActtttagtaaataaatttatcGAATATATAGTACTATAGCTAGAAGTACGTAGCCGACACATTATATAAAGGAACGTGGATATCACATGTTAATCAGTTGTCTCTACCTTTTATAAGTTGCTTGATGAGTTCTGATTGCTTATCATTTACACGTAAGCCGTACTGTACGTATCATTTTTCTATAGTAGTTTCGTGATGAATCTATCAGCATCGGACTGGCATTATTCATATGCATTGGGTTTGATTGAACTTTGTCCTACCGGTCGATTTAACGTCTTTTGACTAATCCtaaaagatgacaaaaaaaaaacttaattagtcCACCAAGTTTTCAACTTAACCTCAATATCAGGATGAAcctaattaagttttttttttttgacaaagacCATGCACTACAATCAGCCGAAAACAGAAACGGTTTCAACCCCTATTTACCAGAGGTGCAAAAGTCTTTGTTCCTAGTGGAAGTAAACGAAAAGAGAAGCGAATCTGTAGGGCTCTGTAGGGATATAAACTTCTCATATACTATTATTCTATATTGTCTTCGGTATAAATTTCTCCAATTTTTGGGttcgttctttttttgttttgtttggtctttcACGTCACCTTAACATAACATGTAAAACAAATCGAGAAATATGATTGACTATTAAAAGATTATTCCGTTTCGGATTTTGTGTAGAATCGATGGTATTTTGAACATATTTTCACTATTATATGCGCTTATTCGATTTCTTTCTGAGCAAgaagctttttttgtttgtaatttctaaaaaaaaaaagcctttgaGAATGCTCTATCATGTCCCTTAGTTCTCTgtaaagcttttaaaaatattttcggTCTAAAGCTAACGTAACATGTTCGAAAATTTTAATCAGAATGTAGTtagtaagattattttttagGTTCGCTGCAGAAGCCATTTAAGAATTTATAATTGAGAGTTTGCGACAAACCGTCATTGATGACGGTACAGCTCGTCATGATCCATTCAACGTTCACGTAAACCCATGTGCTAAGCTACTCTtctcatatacaaaaaaaaaaaaaaagagcattagTAGATGAGCATGACTAATCTTCATTTTTATGTAGGTTGGCGTTACTTGTGATAAATTTACTACAAAGAACTTCACTAATATTTCTACCTGTCCATgtgtagagaaacaaaaaaagttgtctgAATCAATGAATTAAGTTGAAAAGGTAACTCAATGGGCATTGCatttgtataaattataatgataaTGTGAAAGTTagggtacttttttttttttttgaaacacagTTAAgggtacttttttgttttgcaataaTTATTCgtacaataataataagttgTACTCACATTATCATCAAATAATTACGGAATGAAGTAAAATATGGTCATAGTAGTCATTAAATTCACCGCATATAACGCGATTAGTCATTAATACACGGATAGTCcgatctaaaacaaaaaaaaattctgccTCCTATATATAGGGTCATGGTTTCTTCTTAAATCATACAAGCccgaaaaaaaaattccaaaaaataatctaagatgGCCAATAACATCTCTTTTCCTTGTGCAATCATATTATTctctatattcttttttcttatgaacTCATCCAACGCAATGCAATCATTTAATGTACAAAGATACGGAGCTAGAGGTGATGGGAGAACAGACGCGACCAAACCATTTTTGACAGCTTGGTCATTAGCATGCGGCTCACGGGCTCAAGCAATGGTCTACATTCCCCGTGGAACGTACTTGGTTAGAAACCTAGTCTTTTGGGGTCCTTGCAAAAACATTATAACTTTCAAAATCGATGGAACACTCGTGGCTCCGGCGAACTATTGGAGTATTGGTAATTCCGGTTATTGGATTCTCTTTGCTAAAGTAAACCGGATCTTGGTTTACGGTGGCACCATTGATGCTAAAGGAGCTGGCTATTGGTCTTGTAGAAAGAAAGGTGGTTATTGTCCTCAAGGTGCAAGGGTATGTAAAGCTAATTTCGATTTATTCGTTAACTAgctatattaatttgttatatatatatagatatacagactaattttttttatatggtttctCTCAGTCTTTATCATTTAGCTGGTGCAACAATGTTCTATTAAGCGGGTTAACGTCATTGAATAGCCAGAATATACACATCACAGTTCATCATTCTTCTAATGTTCGGATTCAAAACATAAGAATTAGGGCTCCGAGTGGAAGCCCTAACACCGACGGTATCATCGTCCAATCTTCTTCTGGAGTCACCATAAGTGGTGCAACCATAGGGACTGGTGATGACTGCATTGCTCTTACTCAAGGAGTTAAGAATGTTTGGATTGAGCGTGTGAGCTGTGGACCCGGACATGGAATCAGGtaactaaatttaaaactaatcgACTGCAAATATGATGATTTCAGTTAAGTCATTAGCATAAAATGTGATGTAGCATTGGGAGTCTTGGGGACTACACTAATGAGGAAGGTGTGCAGAACATAACCGTCACGAGCTCTGTTTTCACCAAGACGCAAAATGGAGTAAGAATAAAGACTTGGGCTAAGCCGAGCACAGGGTTTGTAAGGAATGTGCAATTTC
The sequence above is drawn from the Camelina sativa cultivar DH55 chromosome 4, Cs, whole genome shotgun sequence genome and encodes:
- the LOC104782928 gene encoding polygalacturonase-like, which codes for MANNISFPCAIILFSIFFFLMNSSNAMQSFNVQRYGARGDGRTDATKPFLTAWSLACGSRAQAMVYIPRGTYLVRNLVFWGPCKNIITFKIDGTLVAPANYWSIGNSGYWILFAKVNRILVYGGTIDAKGAGYWSCRKKGGYCPQGARSLSFSWCNNVLLSGLTSLNSQNIHITVHHSSNVRIQNIRIRAPSGSPNTDGIIVQSSSGVTISGATIGTGDDCIALTQGVKNVWIERVSCGPGHGISIGSLGDYTNEEGVQNITVTSSVFTKTQNGVRIKTWAKPSTGFVRNVQFRNLIMRNVENPVIIDQNYCPNRNGCSRQGSGIKISGVTYANIKGTSTTPIAMKLDCSGSKPCTGLRLQNINLTYMRRSSASYCRNAHGRSSGVMVPRNCM